The following are from one region of the Etheostoma spectabile isolate EspeVRDwgs_2016 chromosome 15, UIUC_Espe_1.0, whole genome shotgun sequence genome:
- the wnt9b gene encoding protein Wnt-9b: MRSRLPRTACLLRLFALCILLSHTAAYFGLTGREPLVFLPGPLSNEPPTGKAHLKQCEQMTLTRRQKRLCRREPGLAETLRESVRLSLLECRYQFRNERWNCSLDGRGSLLKRAFKETAFLLAVSSAALTHALAKACSSGRMERCTCDDSPGIQHREAWQWGVCGDNLKYSTKFLKKFLGQKKVSKDLRAQVDAHNINVGIRAVKSGLKTTCKCHGVSGSCAVRTCWKQLSPFHDTGRLLKYRYDTAVRVLSVTNAATGETELAGPRRHGQSLRTTDLVYLEDSPSFCRPSRYSPGTGGRSCAKDTSCQSLCCGRGYNTAMRLTSLSCHCQVRWCCHVECQTCVREEEVYTCKNA, from the exons ATGCGCTCCAGGCTCCCACGGACCGCCTGCTTATTGCGACTCTTTGCGCTCTGCATCCTCCTCTCGCACACTGCAGCTTATTTTGG GCTGACAGGTCGGGAACCCTTGGTGTTTTTACCAGGTCCGTTATCCAATGAACCTCCGACCGGCAAGGCCCACCTGAAGCAGTGCGAGCAGATGACTCTGACCAGGCGGCAGAAGAGGCTTTGTCGCAGGGAGCCTGGTCTGGCAGAGACGCTGAGGGAGTCGGTGCGCCTCAGCCTCCTGGAGTGTCGGTATCAGTTCAGGAATGAGCGCTGGAACTGCAGTCTGGACGGCCGGGGAAGCCTTCTGAAAAGAG CATTCAAGGAGACTGCCTTCCTACTGGCAGTGTCCTCTGCGGCGCTAACCCATGCACTCGCCAAAGCGTGCAGCTCAGGCCGAATGGAGAGGTGCACATGTGACGACTCCCCCGGCATCCAGCATCGAGAAGCGTGGCAGTGGGGGGTCTGCGGGGACAACCTGAAATATAGCACCAAGTTTCTCAAGAAGTTCCTCGGCCAAAAGAAGGTCAGCAAGGACCTGAGGGCTCAAGTTGACGCCCACAACATCAACGTTGGAATTCGG GCAGTGAAGAGTGGGCTGAAAACAACCTGCAAGTGTCACGGTGTCTCCGGCTCTTGTGCCGTACGGACTTGCTGGAAGCAGCTGTCTCCTTTCCATGACACTGGACGGCTGCTGAAGTACAGGTATGACACCGCAGTGCGAGTGCTGAGTGTCACCAACGCAGCCACCGGGGAGACGGAGCTTGCTGGGCCCCGTCGCCACGGCCAGAGCCTTCGTACTACTGACCTGGTCTACCTGGAAGACTCTCCCAGCTTCTGCAGGCCCTCGCGCTACTCCCCGGGCACAGGCGGCCGGTCGTGTGCCAAAGACACAAGTTGTCAGAGTCTGTGCTGTGGACGTGGTTACAACACAGCCATGCGCCTCACCAGCCTGTCCTGCCACTGCCAGGTACGCTGGTGCTGCCACGTGGAGTGTCAAACATgtgtgagagaggaggaggtgtaCACCTGCAAAAATGCATAA
- the arf2a gene encoding ARF GTPase 2a — translation MGAFASLFKSLFGKKEMRILMVGLDAAGKTTILYKLKLGEIVTTIPTIGFNVETVEYKNISFTVWDVGGQDKIRPLWKHYFQNTQGLIFVVDSNDRERAGEGKEELMRMLAEDELADAVLLVFANKQDLPNAMNAAEITDKLGLHSLRHRNWYIQATCATAGDGLYEGLDWLSNQLKKAK, via the exons ATGGGAGCTTTTGCTAGCCTGTTTAAAAGCTTGtttggaaagaaagaaatgaggatCCTAATGGTAGGACTGGATGCTGCTGGAAAGACCACTATCCTGTACAAGCTCAAACTGGGAGAAATTGTTACCACAATCCCTACTATCG GTTTTAATGTTGAGACAGTAGAATACAAGAACATCAGTTTTACAGTGTGGGATGTTGGCGGTCAGGACAAGATCCGGCCACTCTGGAAGCATTACTTCCAAAACACACAAG GCCTTATCTTTGTAGTGGATAGTAATGACAGGGAGCGAGCTGGTGAGGGGAAGGAGGAGCTGATGCGAATGCTGGCTGAAGATGAGCTGGCGGATGCTGTGCTGCTTGTGTTTGCCAACAAACAG GACCTGCCCAATGCAATGAATGCAGCTGAGATCACAGACAAGCTGGGCCTACACTCCCTGCGCCATCGTAACTGGTATATCCAGGCCACATGCGCAACTGCCGGAGATGGTCTTTACGAGGGTCTCGACTGGCTTTCTAACCAGCTAAAGAAAGCAAAATGA